In Candidatus Blochmannia vicinus, one DNA window encodes the following:
- a CDS encoding aminodeoxychorismate/anthranilate synthase component II — MSNIVLLDNIDSFTYNLVDQLRDDGHKVLIYANKLPISIITNTLSSMINPILMLSPGPGSPSKAGCMTQLIKQLIRQIPIIGICLGYQAIIEFYGGRISQSKKIFHGKSSLIYHDNLAMFSNIPNPFLVGRYHSLIGNYIPNNLKINAYYNKHIAMAVRNDSDRICGFQFHPESILTTHGTQLIKQTITWAKCSSQGKK, encoded by the coding sequence ATGAGCAACATAGTATTATTAGATAATATTGACTCATTCACGTATAATTTAGTAGATCAGTTACGTGATGATGGACACAAAGTATTAATATATGCCAATAAATTACCAATATCAATAATCACAAACACCCTATCAAGTATGATAAACCCAATTTTGATGTTATCACCAGGACCTGGATCCCCCAGTAAAGCTGGATGCATGACTCAGTTAATAAAACAACTAATTAGACAAATTCCAATCATTGGAATTTGTCTGGGATATCAAGCTATCATAGAATTTTATGGAGGACGTATATCTCAATCAAAAAAGATCTTTCATGGTAAATCCTCTTTAATATACCATGATAATTTAGCTATGTTTTCTAATATACCAAACCCATTTTTAGTTGGACGATATCACTCACTAATAGGTAATTATATACCAAATAATTTAAAAATTAATGCCTATTACAATAAACATATAGCAATGGCAGTACGTAATGATTCTGATCGAATTTGTGGATTTCAATTTCATCCTGAATCTATTTTAACCACCCATGGCACACAACTCATTAAACAAACTATTACATGGGCAAAATGTTCATCACAAGGAAAAAAATAA
- a CDS encoding YciC family protein, translating to MIIKLSRNVLHFIHNYCANITTLILITTVIQICLDYILLPKQEELIFMNNFTEIGLRNVIKELSVDQQYILFRLSAANSISKMLSNTFLFGSILTMLHLISTANKSNQHLSIGNIITSAMLIFPKFLLLIFYTTLFIQLGLMTAIIPGIVLAIIISLTPVIVITDNLPVIESIFLSIKISSRNFHLITPPILVWFLIKTVLILIIFHHYDYWTFITKILVNCLNNALSVIILIYLYRLYMIIKTP from the coding sequence ATGATAATTAAATTATCTCGAAATGTATTGCATTTTATTCATAATTATTGTGCTAATATTACAACATTAATATTGATTACAACAGTAATTCAAATTTGTCTAGATTACATTTTATTGCCAAAGCAAGAAGAACTTATATTCATGAATAATTTTACTGAAATAGGATTACGTAACGTGATCAAAGAATTATCAGTAGATCAACAGTACATTTTATTTAGATTATCTGCTGCTAATAGTATTTCTAAAATGTTGAGTAATACCTTTTTATTTGGAAGTATACTAACTATGTTACATCTAATATCTACCGCTAATAAAAGTAATCAACATTTAAGCATAGGAAACATTATTACATCAGCAATGTTAATATTTCCAAAATTCTTATTGCTAATATTTTATACTACATTATTTATACAATTAGGGCTTATGACTGCAATTATTCCGGGTATTGTATTAGCTATTATTATAAGTTTAACTCCGGTTATAGTTATTACTGATAATTTACCAGTTATAGAATCCATATTCCTTAGTATCAAAATCAGTTCTCGTAATTTTCATTTAATTACACCACCAATATTAGTATGGTTTTTGATTAAAACAGTGCTAATATTAATTATATTCCACCATTACGATTATTGGACATTTATTACCAAAATTTTAGTAAACTGCCTTAACAATGCATTATCTGTAATCATTTTAATATATCTATATCGTTTATACATGATTATTAAGACACCATAA
- the trpD gene encoding anthranilate phosphoribosyltransferase yields the protein MQDILEILYQGKSINQKQSENLFYNIIKEKLSSIQIAAALISMKTRGETCEEIIGAVNILLTHAKPFPRPNNLFADITGTGGDNSNTINISTASAIVASTCGAKIIKHGNCSISSLTGSMDFLKKYDFLHIKKNVQQTRKNFDELGICFLYAPQYYKVLSRIMPIRKQLKTPTLFNIVGPLINPSKPSLTLIGVYKKELLSPMIQVLKLLKYDHAIVAHCGGIDEVGLHAPTHIAELHNNIINNYILTASDFGLDSYPIETLCCYSKNQAHEYIINLLKGKGEPAHSAVIAANVALLLKLFGYNNLYDNTRLALDKIHRGIPYDRLLSLSKNRI from the coding sequence ATGCAAGATATCCTAGAAATTTTATATCAAGGTAAGAGCATCAACCAAAAACAAAGTGAAAACCTATTTTATAACATAATAAAAGAAAAATTATCTTCTATACAAATAGCAGCTGCACTTATTAGTATGAAAACACGTGGAGAAACATGCGAAGAAATCATAGGCGCTGTAAATATATTATTAACTCATGCTAAACCTTTCCCACGCCCAAATAACTTATTTGCAGATATCACAGGCACTGGAGGAGATAATAGTAATACTATTAATATTTCTACAGCAAGCGCTATTGTTGCTTCAACTTGTGGTGCAAAAATTATTAAACACGGCAATTGCAGTATATCTAGTCTAACAGGATCAATGGATTTTTTAAAAAAATATGATTTTTTACATATAAAAAAAAATGTGCAACAAACACGTAAAAATTTTGATGAACTAGGTATATGTTTTTTGTATGCTCCTCAATACTACAAAGTCTTATCTCGCATAATGCCTATACGCAAACAATTAAAAACTCCCACACTGTTTAATATAGTAGGTCCATTAATTAATCCATCTAAACCTTCATTAACACTGATTGGTGTATACAAAAAAGAATTATTATCACCTATGATTCAAGTATTGAAATTACTTAAATATGATCACGCAATAGTAGCGCATTGCGGAGGAATAGATGAGGTTGGATTGCATGCCCCTACCCATATAGCAGAATTACATAATAATATAATAAACAACTATATTTTAACCGCATCAGATTTTGGATTAGATTCCTACCCAATTGAAACACTATGCTGTTATTCAAAAAACCAAGCTCATGAATACATAATTAATTTACTAAAAGGAAAAGGAGAACCTGCACATTCTGCCGTAATAGCAGCCAATGTAGCATTATTATTAAAATTATTTGGATATAATAATTTATATGATAACACACGATTAGCTCTAGACAAAATACATCGTGGCATTCCCTATGATCGTTTGTTATCTTTATCAAAAAATAGGATATAA
- the trpA gene encoding tryptophan synthase subunit alpha codes for MDRYQELFTRLNQNKSGAFVPFITIGDPNAISFMHIIDTLISSGSDALELGIPFSDPISDGPVIQKSIARAFKSGINFSHCFIILRNIRNKYPNLPIGLLIYANLVFKNGINNFYSHCSELDIDSVLIPDLPIEESLPFYKAAIQHKIAHIFICPPNATEELIHKITRQGLGYIYLLSRPGVTGIEINKKTINTTVLHNLIQYIKKQEKKIPILQGFGIHTPLQAQESLSLGTSGIISGSEIARIIEENISNLELTLKKLKKLVCLMKMSMYFHTN; via the coding sequence ATGGATCGTTACCAAGAATTATTTACACGTTTAAATCAAAATAAATCAGGAGCATTTGTCCCTTTTATTACTATAGGGGATCCAAATGCTATTTCTTTCATGCATATCATAGATACTTTAATTTCATCAGGTTCTGATGCATTAGAATTAGGCATACCATTTTCTGACCCTATATCAGATGGACCTGTTATACAAAAAAGCATAGCACGAGCCTTCAAATCAGGTATAAATTTTTCACATTGTTTTATCATATTACGAAACATTCGCAATAAATACCCAAATTTACCTATCGGGCTATTAATCTATGCAAATCTAGTTTTTAAAAATGGAATTAATAATTTCTATTCACATTGCTCAGAACTAGATATAGATTCTGTGCTAATTCCTGATCTTCCTATAGAAGAAAGCCTACCATTTTATAAAGCTGCCATACAACATAAAATAGCACATATCTTTATTTGTCCGCCTAATGCTACTGAAGAATTAATACATAAAATTACAAGACAAGGACTCGGATATATCTATTTATTATCCCGTCCCGGAGTAACTGGGATTGAAATTAACAAAAAAACAATTAACACTACTGTTTTACATAATTTAATTCAATATATTAAAAAACAAGAAAAAAAAATACCTATCCTACAAGGTTTTGGTATACATACACCACTGCAAGCTCAAGAATCACTATCATTAGGCACCTCTGGAATTATTTCCGGTTCTGAAATTGCAAGAATTATTGAAGAAAATATATCTAATCTAGAATTAACGCTAAAAAAATTAAAAAAATTAGTATGTCTAATGAAAATGTCTATGTATTTTCACACAAATTAA
- the ribA gene encoding GTP cyclohydrolase II yields MQLKRVTEAKLPTIWGTFLVVGFEEKFTGHNHVALIYGDITGSDPVLTRIHSECLTGDALFSSRCDCGFQLKTALHCITEEKRGILIYHRQEGRNIGLLNKIRAYALQDSGADTVEANQCLGFAPDERDFTICADILKLLCVKKIRILTNNPKKVEILHTSCIHITERIPLIVGRNPENSRYLDTKATKLGHLLITNKK; encoded by the coding sequence ATGCAACTTAAGCGTGTGACAGAAGCAAAATTACCAACAATTTGGGGCACTTTTTTAGTAGTAGGATTTGAGGAAAAATTCACCGGGCATAATCATGTCGCATTAATATACGGAGATATAACTGGATCAGATCCAGTATTAACACGAATACATTCCGAATGCTTAACAGGTGATGCTTTATTTAGTTCACGCTGTGATTGTGGATTTCAACTAAAAACAGCATTACATTGTATTACAGAAGAAAAACGTGGTATTTTAATCTATCATCGACAAGAAGGACGCAACATAGGATTGTTGAATAAAATTAGAGCTTATGCATTACAAGACAGCGGAGCTGACACAGTAGAAGCAAACCAATGTCTAGGATTTGCTCCTGATGAACGAGATTTCACCATTTGTGCAGATATTTTAAAATTATTATGCGTAAAAAAAATACGTATTTTAACAAATAATCCAAAAAAAGTAGAAATTTTACATACATCATGTATTCACATCACAGAACGAATTCCATTAATCGTAGGAAGGAATCCAGAAAATTCTAGATATTTAGACACCAAAGCAACCAAATTAGGACATTTATTAATAACTAATAAGAAATAA
- the trpCF gene encoding bifunctional indole-3-glycerol-phosphate synthase TrpC/phosphoribosylanthranilate isomerase TrpF — protein MQHTILDEILSYKKIWITKQKKQHPLHILKNKIQVSNRDFYHAVSNKKKQTIFILECKKASPSKGIICNNFSPIQIAQTYKKYSSVISVLTDDKYFHGNFDILHQMSNIVEQPILCKDFFISEWQIYFARLHQADAILLMLSILDDATYKKLAKITHTLRMGILTEIVNENELKRAKYLGAKVIGINNRNLHDLSVDLNRTITLSKYIPSTITVISESGINSYCQIRKLRQYVNGFLIGTILMSQPHIDTAVKKLILGENKICGLTRVNDAYIINKLGAIYGGLIFVSTSPRYINIITAQHIVSNVKNLSYVGVFRNATISYIINIVNILNLSAVQLHGTEDQDYINILRKQLPITCHIWKSINMNNRPVLSYNILNVDRYLVDNGGGSGQTFDWSLLSNMQLEKIILAGGLTINNCTKAASIGCLGLDFNSGVEIKPGIKNHNKLVKIFQILSSY, from the coding sequence ATGCAACACACAATACTTGATGAAATTTTATCATATAAAAAAATATGGATAACTAAACAAAAAAAACAACACCCGTTACATATTTTAAAAAATAAGATACAAGTAAGCAATCGTGATTTTTATCATGCTGTGTCCAATAAAAAAAAACAAACAATATTTATACTAGAATGTAAAAAAGCATCACCTTCTAAAGGTATTATTTGTAATAATTTTAGTCCTATCCAAATAGCCCAAACTTATAAAAAATATTCTTCAGTTATTTCAGTATTAACTGACGATAAATATTTTCATGGAAATTTTGACATTTTACACCAAATGAGTAACATCGTAGAACAACCAATATTATGTAAAGACTTTTTTATTTCAGAATGGCAAATATACTTTGCACGGTTACATCAAGCTGATGCCATTTTATTAATGTTATCAATTTTAGATGACGCAACTTATAAAAAATTAGCTAAAATAACCCATACATTACGTATGGGTATATTGACAGAAATAGTAAACGAAAATGAATTAAAACGTGCTAAATATTTGGGAGCGAAAGTTATTGGCATAAATAATCGTAATCTACATGACCTTTCCGTTGATCTAAATCGTACTATCACTCTTAGTAAATATATACCCAGTACAATAACAGTAATTAGCGAATCTGGTATTAATAGTTATTGTCAAATCAGAAAGCTTAGACAATATGTCAATGGATTTTTAATCGGAACAATATTAATGTCTCAACCACATATTGATACAGCGGTAAAAAAATTAATTTTAGGAGAGAATAAAATCTGCGGACTAACCCGAGTTAATGATGCTTACATTATTAATAAATTAGGGGCGATATATGGCGGATTAATTTTTGTTTCTACCTCACCTCGCTATATAAATATCATTACCGCACAACATATTGTTTCTAACGTAAAAAATTTAAGCTATGTTGGTGTATTTCGTAATGCTACTATTTCTTATATTATCAATATAGTAAATATACTAAACTTATCAGCAGTACAACTACATGGAACAGAAGATCAAGATTATATTAATATTTTAAGAAAACAACTACCAATTACATGTCATATATGGAAGAGTATTAATATGAATAATAGACCTGTATTATCGTATAATATATTAAATGTGGACCGATATTTAGTGGATAATGGCGGAGGTAGCGGACAAACTTTTGATTGGTCACTTCTTTCTAATATGCAATTAGAAAAAATAATTTTAGCAGGAGGATTAACAATAAACAATTGTACAAAAGCAGCAAGTATAGGTTGTTTAGGTTTAGATTTTAATTCTGGCGTTGAAATTAAACCAGGCATCAAGAATCATAATAAACTTGTAAAAATATTTCAAATACTAAGCTCTTATTAA
- a CDS encoding anthranilate synthase component 1: MEFKKIHIECSNLQVRYHSNPAAVFNQLCNNRNSTLLLESSEINKKHNIESMMIIDSALRITAYGAHVTIQALTKNGASLLPLLGKTFPVQVKINKTVDKIKLIFPPIQTMIDEDTRLRSISIFDCLRSLLMITQPFKTIPKAIFLGGLFSYDLISCFESFPKLINTYACPDYCFYLAETLLIFDHQQHTALLQSTLFSSNTLEKNRLKTRMNQLKTQLNQTPQTIPYQKVHNMTLRCNPNDENYKKIIRKIKRAIRQGEILQAVPSRRFFLPCPSPLAAYHILKTNNPSPYMFFMQDMIFTLFGASPESSLKYNADTRQIEIYPIAGTRARTYHIDGTLDTDSDNRIELEMRLNHKELSEHLMLVDLARNDLARVCKAGSRYVADLLKVDRYSFVMHLVSRVVGELRHDLDVLHAYRACMNMGTLTGAPKIRAMQLIYEVEGTRRNTYGGAIGYLTGSGSLDTCIIIRSAYVTNQIATVQAGAGIVIDSIPQSEADESRNKARAVLRAIAIAHASEELF; encoded by the coding sequence ATGGAATTTAAAAAAATTCATATAGAATGTTCAAATCTTCAAGTACGCTACCATTCTAATCCTGCGGCGGTTTTTAACCAATTATGTAATAACCGTAATTCAACATTATTATTAGAATCATCAGAAATTAATAAAAAACATAACATAGAAAGCATGATGATTATTGATAGCGCCTTACGTATTACCGCTTATGGAGCACACGTTACCATACAAGCGCTCACTAAAAATGGTGCAAGTCTACTCCCATTACTAGGGAAAACTTTCCCAGTACAAGTAAAAATTAACAAAACTGTTGATAAAATCAAATTAATATTTCCTCCAATACAAACAATGATCGATGAAGACACGCGTTTGCGATCAATTTCAATATTTGACTGTTTACGATCATTGTTAATGATAACACAACCATTTAAAACTATTCCTAAAGCCATATTTTTAGGTGGCCTATTTTCTTATGATTTAATATCTTGTTTTGAATCTTTTCCTAAATTAATTAATACTTATGCATGCCCAGACTACTGTTTCTACTTAGCTGAAACATTATTAATTTTTGATCATCAACAACATACTGCTTTATTACAAAGTACTTTGTTTAGTTCAAACACTTTAGAAAAAAATAGACTAAAAACTAGAATGAACCAATTAAAAACCCAACTCAATCAAACACCTCAAACTATTCCATATCAAAAAGTACATAATATGACACTACGATGTAATCCAAATGACGAAAATTATAAAAAAATTATACGTAAAATAAAACGAGCTATACGTCAAGGAGAAATTTTACAAGCTGTCCCTTCACGACGTTTTTTCCTTCCATGCCCCTCACCATTAGCAGCATACCATATATTAAAAACTAACAACCCCAGTCCTTACATGTTTTTTATGCAAGACATGATATTTACACTTTTCGGGGCGTCTCCAGAAAGTTCTTTAAAATATAATGCAGATACTCGGCAAATTGAAATCTATCCCATCGCCGGAACACGAGCTAGAACTTATCATATTGACGGAACATTAGATACAGATTCAGATAACCGAATAGAATTAGAGATGCGATTAAACCATAAAGAATTATCAGAACATTTAATGTTAGTGGATTTAGCAAGAAATGATCTAGCACGGGTCTGCAAAGCAGGTAGTCGATATGTAGCTGATTTGTTAAAAGTAGATAGATATTCTTTTGTTATGCATTTAGTGTCTAGAGTAGTAGGAGAATTACGCCATGATCTTGATGTATTACATGCCTATCGAGCATGTATGAATATGGGTACATTAACTGGAGCCCCTAAAATCCGAGCTATGCAGCTTATCTACGAAGTAGAAGGTACGCGTCGTAATACTTATGGCGGCGCTATTGGATACTTAACTGGTTCTGGAAGTTTAGATACATGCATTATTATACGATCAGCTTATGTTACGAATCAAATAGCTACAGTACAAGCAGGTGCTGGCATAGTGATAGATTCCATACCTCAATCAGAGGCAGATGAAAGCCGGAATAAAGCTCGAGCTGTTTTACGGGCCATTGCTATAGCACATGCTTCTGAGGAGTTATTTTAA
- the trpB gene encoding tryptophan synthase subunit beta — MIKLQSYFGEFGGMYVPQILIPALTQLEEAFISAQNDPNFQKEIKYLLNHYAGRPTPLTLCRNLTKGTQAKLYLKREDLLHGGSHKTNQVLGQALLAKRMRKKEIIAETGAGQHGVAVSIAASLLGLKCRIYMGSKDIKRQELNVLRMQLMGTQVIPVHHGSGTLKDACNEAIREWSKTYEYTHYMLGTAAGPHPFPTIVREFQRIIGKETYKQIQKYEQRLPDSIIACVGGGSNAIGIFSDFIDTPSVQLLGVEAGGLGINTKYHGAAIQHGNIGIYFGMKTSILQSSDGQINNSYSISAGLDFPSVGPEHVYLKQTGRVKYVSVNDIEAVAAFKKLSAHEGIIPALESAHALAHALKIIQKNPNKTQILVVNLSGRGDKDIYTVNNVLQQQRET; from the coding sequence ATGATAAAATTACAGTCCTATTTTGGTGAATTTGGAGGTATGTATGTACCACAAATTCTAATACCAGCTCTTACTCAATTAGAAGAAGCATTTATATCAGCTCAAAACGATCCTAATTTTCAAAAAGAAATTAAATACCTTTTAAATCATTATGCTGGTCGACCCACTCCTTTAACATTATGTAGAAACTTAACAAAAGGAACACAAGCTAAACTTTATTTAAAACGTGAAGACTTATTACATGGAGGATCTCACAAAACTAATCAAGTATTAGGACAAGCTTTATTAGCTAAACGTATGCGTAAAAAAGAAATAATTGCTGAAACTGGTGCTGGACAACATGGAGTTGCTGTCTCTATTGCAGCATCTCTTTTAGGATTAAAGTGTCGTATTTATATGGGATCTAAAGATATAAAACGTCAAGAACTTAATGTCTTAAGAATGCAATTAATGGGTACACAAGTGATCCCAGTACATCATGGATCTGGAACTTTAAAAGATGCTTGTAATGAAGCTATACGGGAATGGTCTAAAACTTATGAATACACTCATTACATGCTCGGTACAGCTGCTGGCCCTCATCCTTTTCCCACAATTGTTAGAGAATTTCAACGTATTATTGGAAAAGAAACATATAAACAAATACAAAAATATGAACAACGTTTACCAGATTCAATTATTGCTTGCGTAGGAGGAGGATCTAATGCTATCGGAATATTTTCTGATTTTATTGATACACCATCAGTGCAGTTATTAGGTGTAGAAGCTGGGGGTTTAGGAATAAATACTAAATATCATGGCGCTGCTATACAACATGGAAACATAGGAATTTATTTTGGTATGAAAACCTCAATCCTACAGTCTTCAGATGGACAAATAAACAATTCCTATTCTATTTCTGCTGGCCTTGATTTCCCATCTGTTGGACCAGAACATGTTTACCTAAAACAAACTGGTCGAGTGAAATATGTATCTGTTAATGATATAGAAGCCGTAGCAGCTTTTAAGAAATTATCTGCTCATGAAGGCATCATTCCCGCTCTAGAATCCGCTCATGCTTTAGCACATGCGCTAAAAATAATTCAAAAAAACCCAAATAAAACGCAAATTTTAGTAGTTAATTTATCTGGACGTGGAGATAAAGATATTTATACAGTTAATAATGTATTACAACAACAAAGAGAAACATAA
- a CDS encoding TonB family protein → MHIFIVNILLYQFYHVVNKSIYIEKSKIFTLSFPKPDQALHTSLEENQSLKLLKKNHNKSNSKTIVHSKQQQIVNNSKNILNSNKNVSVVKKNNMNTSEVTERSISSFKIDHNQSYISSCVINRMYPEYPNKAKILGIEGVVIVQYNVSIKGRVDNIRILSAVPAGTFEESIRSAMRCWVYEKNKPEKDLIITFKFCLNSSKNFSVRH, encoded by the coding sequence ATGCATATATTTATAGTGAATATATTGTTGTACCAATTTTATCATGTTGTTAATAAGTCTATTTATATAGAAAAATCTAAAATATTTACCTTATCGTTTCCGAAACCTGATCAGGCTCTTCATACCTCATTGGAAGAAAATCAGTCATTAAAATTGTTAAAAAAAAATCATAATAAGTCAAACTCAAAAACTATAGTTCATTCAAAACAACAACAGATTGTAAATAATTCTAAAAATATATTAAATTCTAATAAAAATGTTTCTGTAGTTAAAAAAAATAATATGAACACTTCAGAGGTTACAGAACGTTCTATATCTTCTTTTAAAATAGATCATAATCAGAGTTATATATCGTCCTGTGTGATTAATCGTATGTATCCTGAATATCCTAATAAAGCAAAAATATTAGGTATAGAAGGAGTAGTTATTGTGCAATATAATGTTAGTATTAAAGGTAGAGTTGATAATATACGGATATTATCAGCTGTTCCTGCTGGTACGTTTGAAGAAAGTATTAGATCAGCTATGCGTTGTTGGGTATATGAGAAAAATAAGCCAGAAAAAGATTTAATTATTACTTTTAAATTTTGTTTAAATTCTAGTAAAAATTTTAGTGTCCGTCACTAA
- the cls gene encoding cardiolipin synthase: MIAMYTILNCIFLCSYWLLIALVTFRVLIKRRAVPSSMAWLLVIYILPLIGIITYLLFGESNLGKQRSTRSKMAWLSTVRRIQILKTYKHIFSTEHSAIASSLFKLCEHRQGIGALKGNQIKLFKTTNDAITSLIKDIELAQHSIDMVFYIWESGGLVDHVIKKLIIAAKRGIQCRIILDSAGCASFFNSPYPTIMRQAGVNVVEALHVNLLRIFWRRMDLRQHRKMILIDEHIAYAGSMNMVDPKLFKKNIGIGQWIDIMVRIDGPATSVMSIIFSSDWEIETGQHILLPILLNTRVVTAQKLIPTGHTIQIIPSGPGCPEGIIHQILLISLYEARKKLIITTPYLVPSDDLLHAICTAAQRGVEVHIIIPKHNDSVLVSWASRAFFSELLKAGVLIHQFQNGLLHVKSVLVDHQLSLIGTVNLDTRSLWLNFEITLVIDSQEFSDELEKTQQNYISHSKVIDPQTWANRPYWERIIERLFYFLSPLL; encoded by the coding sequence ATGATCGCGATGTATACCATTTTAAATTGTATTTTTTTATGCAGTTATTGGTTATTAATCGCGTTAGTTACATTTCGAGTTTTAATAAAACGTCGAGCAGTCCCATCATCTATGGCATGGTTATTAGTAATTTACATTTTACCTTTAATAGGTATAATTACATATCTGCTATTTGGAGAATCTAATCTTGGTAAACAACGATCTACTAGAAGTAAAATGGCATGGTTATCTACTGTACGTCGCATACAAATATTAAAAACCTATAAACATATTTTTTCAACTGAACACAGTGCAATTGCTTCGTCATTATTTAAACTTTGTGAACATCGTCAAGGAATAGGTGCTTTAAAAGGTAATCAAATAAAATTATTTAAAACAACTAATGATGCTATTACCTCCTTAATCAAAGATATTGAATTAGCCCAACATAGTATTGATATGGTATTTTATATTTGGGAATCTGGAGGATTAGTAGATCATGTTATAAAAAAATTAATTATAGCAGCCAAAAGAGGCATTCAATGCCGTATTATATTAGATTCTGCTGGATGCGCTAGTTTTTTTAACAGTCCATATCCTACTATAATGCGACAGGCTGGAGTTAATGTAGTAGAAGCGCTACATGTAAATTTACTACGAATCTTTTGGAGACGAATGGACTTACGACAACATCGAAAAATGATATTAATTGATGAACACATTGCTTATGCTGGCAGTATGAATATGGTAGATCCGAAATTATTTAAAAAAAATATAGGAATTGGACAATGGATTGATATTATGGTTAGAATAGACGGGCCTGCAACTTCAGTTATGAGCATAATATTTTCTTCTGATTGGGAAATCGAAACAGGACAACATATATTATTACCAATATTATTAAATACTCGCGTAGTGACAGCGCAAAAATTAATACCAACAGGCCACACCATTCAAATTATTCCTTCTGGACCAGGATGTCCAGAAGGAATAATTCATCAAATATTACTAATATCATTATATGAAGCCCGTAAAAAACTTATAATTACTACTCCATACTTAGTACCCAGCGATGATTTACTACATGCTATTTGTACAGCGGCACAAAGAGGAGTAGAAGTACATATCATTATTCCAAAACACAACGACTCTGTACTAGTAAGTTGGGCTAGTAGAGCATTTTTTAGCGAATTATTAAAAGCTGGAGTTTTAATACATCAATTCCAAAATGGACTACTGCACGTAAAAAGCGTATTAGTTGATCATCAATTAAGCTTGATAGGCACAGTAAATTTAGACACACGAAGCCTATGGTTAAACTTTGAGATTACTTTAGTCATTGATAGCCAAGAATTTAGTGATGAACTAGAAAAAACACAACAAAACTATATTTCTCACTCTAAAGTAATTGATCCTCAAACCTGGGCTAACCGTCCTTACTGGGAACGTATTATTGAACGTCTATTTTATTTCTTAAGTCCTTTATTATAA